One Idiomarina loihiensis L2TR genomic window carries:
- the ccmB gene encoding heme exporter protein CcmB, giving the protein MSQLSNRQTWLTLLKRDLRIAARRRSDALNPLLFLLMVVTLFPLGIGPGPDILARIAPGIIWVAALLASLLGLERLFRDDFQDGTLEQLCLLPQPLAFTVTAKMTAHWLLSGLPLVILSPVLALLLSLPLQGWWALALTLLLGTPALSALGAIGAALTLQVQRGSSLVSLILIPLFIPLLIFATAAVENASMGLAVHGQLAILAAISVLTVTLAPLAVAAGIRMSVN; this is encoded by the coding sequence ATGAGTCAGCTTTCGAATAGACAAACCTGGTTAACCCTGCTGAAGCGGGACTTGCGAATAGCCGCAAGGCGACGCAGCGATGCCTTAAACCCTCTGCTCTTTTTATTAATGGTCGTGACGTTGTTTCCGCTAGGCATTGGTCCCGGTCCTGATATTCTGGCTCGTATTGCCCCCGGAATTATTTGGGTAGCCGCTTTACTCGCCAGTTTGCTGGGGCTGGAACGCTTGTTTCGCGATGATTTTCAGGACGGCACCCTGGAACAGCTGTGTTTATTGCCGCAGCCTCTGGCCTTTACGGTTACGGCGAAAATGACAGCGCATTGGCTGTTAAGTGGTTTACCGCTGGTTATTCTGTCACCCGTTCTGGCTTTGTTGCTGAGTTTACCGTTGCAGGGTTGGTGGGCACTGGCGTTGACTTTGTTGCTGGGAACTCCGGCATTAAGTGCGTTGGGAGCTATTGGTGCAGCGTTAACTTTGCAGGTTCAGCGCGGAAGTTCGCTGGTCAGTTTAATTTTAATTCCGCTTTTTATTCCCTTATTGATATTTGCCACGGCGGCAGTCGAAAATGCCTCAATGGGGCTTGCAGTTCATGGTCAGTTAGCGATACTGGCGGCAATTTCAGTTTTAACCGTAACATTGGCTCCGCTGGCTGTAGCAGCTGGCATTAGAATGAGTGTGAATTGA
- the ccmA gene encoding cytochrome c biogenesis heme-transporting ATPase CcmA, translating into MTQVASTNSPLLHAEQLSSIRGGRVLFENLDFSVSAGQLWQVSGPNGAGKSSLLRILTGLLEPSDGVVSFDGQPLNQNWSEYCQQLLFIGHKAAVKGELSALENFHWQQQLSSVQDVDAWDLLEKLGLLGLEDELTTRLSAGQQRRVALTRLWATQASLWILDEPFTALDVQGIALLQQRFVEHLDAGGTIIFTSHQSLTLSGLTPEKLSLEYRGEVL; encoded by the coding sequence ATGACACAAGTTGCTTCCACCAACAGCCCACTATTGCACGCAGAGCAGCTAAGCTCAATCCGTGGAGGGCGGGTATTATTTGAAAATCTCGACTTTTCCGTGAGCGCTGGTCAGTTATGGCAGGTTAGCGGGCCTAATGGTGCCGGAAAATCGTCGTTACTGCGAATTCTTACCGGATTGCTGGAGCCCTCCGACGGTGTTGTTTCTTTTGACGGTCAGCCGCTGAATCAGAACTGGTCGGAATACTGTCAGCAGTTACTGTTTATTGGCCACAAAGCCGCGGTTAAAGGCGAGCTAAGTGCGCTGGAAAACTTTCACTGGCAGCAACAGTTATCCTCGGTGCAAGACGTGGATGCCTGGGATTTGCTCGAGAAGCTCGGACTGCTGGGGTTAGAAGATGAATTAACCACGCGACTGTCTGCCGGCCAGCAACGACGAGTTGCATTAACTCGATTATGGGCGACGCAGGCTTCGCTATGGATATTAGACGAGCCCTTTACCGCTTTGGATGTACAGGGAATAGCTTTATTACAACAACGCTTTGTCGAGCACTTAGATGCAGGCGGCACCATTATTTTTACCTCGCATCAGTCGCTGACTTTGTCAGGTTTAACGCCCGAAAAACTGTCTCTGGAATACCGGGGTGAGGTGCTATGA
- a CDS encoding flagellar hook-length control protein FliK, which produces MADIKQLLQQMMASPERTLARAEQQQLSSLMRIFSGSASNGSATAAATQAPQQGNIPTPSINAGLLNQANTTRLLAQLLVQISLPVTFEPAKGQQPARIQGNNWQWPNPPKNIQPPLTAPTKLQLTITQPDPKQPIVRVALSTGATKPVAVAEVPITQLPPKLVKAFVEQGRVATVQPTPQQPVTSKPGAQPINQPVSQPNAAAQPSQAQKVSIPTATGLAIKQAQQITPKQFQQALQNFIPESLRPSPSSTSTTESVQQPTARLSAEAAREALQSPPKALQQLLVRVLQQMPTADSMQRPQALQSWVSEWFAARPVSAQPSQQMGGLGQMLMTLLGLAMQQQPETTSNSSAARTSPNQFTQAFIQQVLNPAPENAGEVRERINALLQQLPQQQLQRLLQLFTGILNSAQSSQARLQDSPAQQPEYYILLPADTQKPQQHELLIRSERESSNKESNGRTLWLFTLRFELESTGPLLVKGRYHPQGSSVDFYTETKAAQKVVESNVEKLEKRLAELEVNSVKLRVQQGKIPDNLAQQHSGIIRVTV; this is translated from the coding sequence ATGGCTGATATTAAGCAACTGTTACAACAAATGATGGCCTCTCCGGAACGAACCTTAGCTCGTGCCGAACAGCAGCAATTGTCCAGTCTAATGCGTATTTTCAGTGGCTCCGCCTCTAATGGCAGCGCAACCGCAGCCGCAACTCAGGCTCCGCAACAGGGTAATATTCCAACGCCTTCGATTAACGCTGGCCTGCTGAATCAGGCAAATACAACTCGGTTACTCGCTCAATTATTGGTCCAGATCAGTTTACCGGTAACTTTTGAGCCAGCGAAAGGCCAGCAACCAGCTCGTATTCAGGGTAACAACTGGCAATGGCCTAACCCACCCAAAAATATTCAGCCGCCATTAACGGCGCCAACGAAATTGCAACTGACAATAACTCAGCCAGATCCTAAACAGCCGATAGTTCGTGTAGCTCTTAGCACTGGTGCAACAAAGCCTGTGGCTGTTGCAGAGGTGCCGATAACTCAACTGCCGCCCAAACTGGTTAAAGCCTTTGTTGAGCAAGGTCGGGTTGCTACGGTGCAACCGACACCGCAACAGCCGGTAACATCAAAGCCAGGCGCTCAACCCATTAACCAGCCAGTGAGTCAGCCAAACGCCGCTGCCCAGCCCTCGCAGGCACAAAAAGTGTCGATACCAACGGCTACCGGATTAGCAATAAAACAGGCTCAGCAAATAACACCCAAACAATTTCAACAGGCATTGCAGAACTTTATACCAGAAAGCCTGCGGCCTTCGCCCTCATCGACAAGCACGACTGAAAGCGTTCAGCAGCCAACGGCGCGATTATCAGCAGAAGCAGCAAGAGAAGCCTTGCAGTCGCCACCTAAGGCCTTACAACAGCTTTTAGTCAGAGTACTTCAGCAAATGCCAACAGCGGATTCCATGCAGCGCCCCCAGGCCTTGCAGAGCTGGGTCAGCGAATGGTTTGCGGCGCGCCCGGTCAGCGCTCAACCCAGCCAGCAAATGGGAGGTTTAGGGCAAATGCTAATGACGCTGCTGGGGCTGGCAATGCAGCAGCAACCGGAAACGACCAGCAATAGTTCAGCAGCGAGAACCTCACCAAATCAGTTTACTCAGGCCTTTATTCAGCAGGTGCTTAACCCTGCCCCTGAAAATGCAGGCGAAGTACGCGAACGTATTAATGCCCTGCTGCAACAATTACCGCAGCAACAGCTACAGCGACTATTACAACTTTTTACCGGTATCCTTAATTCAGCGCAGAGCAGTCAGGCCAGGCTTCAGGACTCGCCTGCCCAACAACCGGAATATTACATTCTGCTACCCGCTGATACACAAAAACCACAGCAGCATGAACTGCTTATTCGCAGTGAGCGCGAAAGCAGCAATAAAGAGAGTAACGGTCGCACCTTATGGTTATTTACTCTGCGCTTTGAACTTGAAAGCACCGGGCCTTTGCTGGTTAAAGGTCGCTATCACCCACAAGGGTCATCGGTTGACTTCTATACCGAAACGAAAGCGGCGCAAAAAGTGGTTGAGAGTAATGTCGAAAAGCTTGAAAAAAGGCTTGCCGAGCTGGAGGTTAACAGCGTTAAACTTCGGGTTCAGCAAGGCAAAATTCCGGACAATCTGGCACAGCAGCACAGCGGTATTATTCGGGTGACCGTATGA
- a CDS encoding EscU/YscU/HrcU family type III secretion system export apparatus switch protein, whose amino-acid sequence MSDKKEKQAIGLSYDGFNAPKVIARGFDELAEEIIAVAKEHGVLVHEDPLLSDSLAKLNVGDEIPRELYIIIAEIIAFAYLLDGKFPRQWEEG is encoded by the coding sequence ATGAGTGACAAGAAAGAAAAACAAGCGATAGGTTTGTCTTACGACGGTTTTAATGCGCCCAAAGTCATAGCCCGGGGGTTTGACGAACTTGCTGAAGAAATTATTGCCGTTGCAAAAGAGCATGGCGTTTTAGTCCATGAAGATCCTTTGCTGTCCGATTCGCTGGCCAAACTGAATGTGGGCGATGAAATTCCACGCGAGCTGTACATTATTATTGCGGAAATTATCGCTTTCGCGTACTTACTGGATGGCAAATTCCCAAGACAATGGGAAGAGGGTTAA
- a CDS encoding DUF2802 domain-containing protein, which translates to MMTNWLFAISALALGLALIALVAVVITSRRQAELIERQQQRLLMLTETASEVLSLREQFKQQPSEAPSKTDFAQQQVVAQLQQQVAQLNEEQQQLQQRLQEVAEQDPGSALYQRAAKLVASGASVEELMQECDLPQAEAELLTSLHKKGA; encoded by the coding sequence ATGATGACGAACTGGTTATTTGCTATTTCAGCGCTGGCTCTTGGGCTGGCGCTTATTGCTTTAGTAGCGGTGGTTATTACCTCGCGGCGGCAAGCTGAGCTCATTGAGCGTCAGCAGCAGCGCTTGCTCATGCTGACCGAAACTGCCAGTGAAGTGTTGTCCTTACGTGAGCAGTTCAAACAGCAACCCTCTGAAGCACCCTCGAAGACTGATTTTGCTCAGCAGCAAGTCGTTGCTCAGTTGCAACAGCAAGTTGCGCAGCTAAACGAGGAGCAACAGCAGTTACAGCAAAGGTTGCAAGAAGTTGCGGAGCAGGACCCGGGTAGCGCGCTTTATCAGCGCGCAGCTAAGTTAGTGGCGAGCGGAGCCAGTGTTGAAGAGCTGATGCAGGAATGTGACCTGCCGCAGGCTGAGGCTGAGTTATTAACCTCGTTGCATAAGAAAGGCGCATAA
- a CDS encoding chemotaxis protein CheW translates to MSKDNRAIKNETDVDGNDEVLQWVTFQLEQETYGINVMQVQEVLRYSEIAPVPGAPSYVLGIINLRGNVVTVIDTRLRFGLQTTEVTDNSRIVIIESEQQVIGILVDSVAEVVYLKTSEIDSAPNVGTDESARFIQGVSNRDDELLILVDLDKMLTDEEWDEISRLS, encoded by the coding sequence ATGAGTAAAGACAATCGCGCTATCAAGAATGAAACTGACGTTGATGGGAATGACGAAGTTCTGCAGTGGGTAACTTTCCAGCTGGAACAGGAAACTTACGGTATCAATGTAATGCAGGTTCAGGAAGTGCTGCGCTACAGCGAAATTGCTCCCGTACCCGGCGCACCCAGTTACGTATTAGGTATTATCAATTTGCGCGGTAACGTGGTTACCGTTATTGATACGCGCCTGCGCTTTGGCTTGCAGACGACCGAAGTCACAGACAATTCACGTATTGTGATCATTGAGTCTGAACAGCAGGTTATTGGCATACTGGTCGATAGCGTTGCCGAGGTGGTTTATCTGAAAACCTCAGAAATTGATAGCGCTCCGAATGTGGGTACTGACGAGAGTGCTCGCTTTATTCAGGGCGTAAGTAACCGAGATGACGAACTCTTGATTCTGGTTGACCTGGATAAAATGCTCACCGATGAAGAGTGGGATGAAATTTCCCGTCTGAGCTAA
- a CDS encoding chemotaxis protein CheW, whose protein sequence is MTTKRDNSEAAMAEYLNALLLEEETVEFDNEPVKRLLEQAAPKIQAVAEEETVSLNREQDLLPLVSAKADDSYKEPEVETVTETEVETETVDLTTTETDIDTEVHTDTETEVETEVFEVSEPPEEPLPDAMSEYMEQDFQALFFKVAGLTLAVPLKSLGGIHQLGKISPLMGKPKWFRGIMTERDNKLQVVDTARWVMPEKCTPELEESLDYQYLITLNDSPWGLLCEELVTSEPLQPQSIQWRKETNNKRPWLAGVVRDRMCALLDVNALITLLDKGLGHIQQD, encoded by the coding sequence ATGACGACTAAACGCGATAACAGTGAAGCCGCTATGGCAGAATACCTCAATGCTTTACTGCTTGAGGAAGAAACGGTTGAGTTTGACAATGAACCGGTTAAACGGCTATTAGAGCAAGCGGCACCGAAAATTCAGGCGGTTGCTGAGGAAGAAACGGTTAGCTTAAACCGTGAGCAGGATTTATTACCTTTAGTTTCTGCAAAAGCGGACGATAGCTATAAAGAACCAGAGGTTGAAACGGTTACGGAAACAGAAGTTGAAACAGAAACTGTTGACCTGACAACCACTGAGACAGACATTGATACGGAAGTACATACTGATACCGAAACGGAAGTGGAAACTGAAGTCTTTGAGGTTTCTGAGCCTCCAGAGGAGCCACTTCCCGATGCGATGTCAGAGTATATGGAACAGGACTTTCAGGCGTTATTTTTTAAAGTGGCAGGCTTAACTCTGGCCGTGCCGCTAAAAAGCCTGGGAGGCATCCATCAACTGGGCAAAATTAGTCCGCTGATGGGAAAACCTAAGTGGTTCCGCGGTATTATGACTGAGCGTGACAATAAACTGCAGGTGGTTGATACGGCTCGTTGGGTCATGCCGGAAAAATGTACACCGGAGCTGGAAGAAAGTTTAGATTATCAGTATTTAATTACTTTGAATGACAGCCCATGGGGACTGTTGTGTGAAGAATTAGTGACCAGTGAACCTTTGCAGCCGCAATCGATTCAGTGGCGTAAGGAAACAAATAATAAGCGACCCTGGCTTGCCGGGGTTGTCCGTGACAGAATGTGTGCATTGCTGGATGTTAACGCATTGATTACACTTCTGGATAAAGGTCTGGGACATATCCAGCAAGATTAA
- a CDS encoding ParA family protein codes for MIVWTVANQKGGVGKTTTTVALAGLLAEQGKRVLCIDTDPHASLTYYFGIDSESLESGSFDVFSAGKAVSADLMRRSILPTQFKHLSVMPATMALATLDRKLGTQDGMGLVLKRGLAMVADDFDYVLIDVPPVLGVLMVNALACCQRVLIPVQTEFLALKGLERMMRTLTLIHKSRGENYAYTIIPTLYDKRTNASLQTYKKLIARYGRSVWNGMIPIDTKFRDASNEQLTPSAYAPKSRGVLAYQSLLTNLKQLEER; via the coding sequence ATGATCGTATGGACGGTAGCTAATCAAAAAGGCGGGGTCGGAAAGACCACCACAACCGTTGCGCTGGCAGGCCTATTGGCTGAACAGGGTAAGCGAGTCCTTTGTATTGATACTGACCCCCATGCGTCATTAACCTACTATTTTGGGATTGATTCAGAATCGCTGGAGTCCGGCTCTTTTGATGTCTTCAGTGCTGGTAAAGCTGTAAGTGCAGATTTGATGCGCCGCAGTATTTTGCCTACCCAGTTTAAGCATCTGAGCGTTATGCCTGCCACTATGGCACTGGCGACGCTGGATCGTAAACTCGGCACTCAGGATGGTATGGGACTGGTCTTAAAACGTGGACTGGCAATGGTCGCTGATGATTTCGACTATGTTCTTATTGATGTGCCGCCCGTGCTGGGGGTTCTTATGGTCAACGCCCTTGCCTGTTGCCAGAGAGTATTGATTCCAGTTCAAACTGAGTTTTTAGCGCTCAAAGGGCTAGAGCGCATGATGCGAACCTTAACGTTAATACATAAGTCTCGCGGTGAGAATTACGCTTATACTATTATCCCGACACTTTATGACAAGCGAACCAATGCGTCTTTGCAAACGTATAAGAAGCTCATTGCACGTTATGGTCGCTCGGTCTGGAATGGCATGATCCCAATAGATACAAAATTCCGCGATGCCTCTAATGAGCAGCTCACACCTTCTGCTTATGCACCGAAATCGCGAGGGGTGTTGGCTTACCAGTCACTATTAACTAATTTGAAGCAGCTGGAAGAGCGTTGA
- a CDS encoding protein-glutamate methylesterase/protein-glutamine glutaminase — MTVKVLVVDDSAFFRRRVTEILEDNTNIKVIGSANNGEEAVEQSRTLKPDVITMDIEMPVMNGIDAVKAIMSSNPCPILMFSSLTHEGATATLNALEAGAADFLPKKFEDIARNRDEAVKTLQDRVIAIARQPVSRTSARASTPPPVAKQPERSSEPTTALDRIRQRNNELQSQRESDARTATSAGALTINRAYQLLAIGTSTGGPVALQKILTQLPGNFPYPIVMVQHMPAAFTKAFSQRLDGLCQVHVKEAEDGDVLKAGTAYLAPGGKQMMVEGRPGSARLRIKDDTSGRITYKPSVDLTFASLSKTYMGKVLGVILTGMGADGRDGSRMLKDQGATIWAQDQASCVVYGMPQAVAQAGISTRSISLEGMAKAIMKEVGYSGL; from the coding sequence ATGACTGTAAAAGTTCTCGTGGTAGACGACTCGGCGTTCTTCAGACGCCGGGTGACTGAGATTTTAGAAGACAATACCAACATTAAAGTGATTGGTAGTGCGAATAATGGCGAAGAAGCGGTAGAACAAAGCCGAACCCTTAAGCCGGACGTTATTACCATGGACATTGAAATGCCGGTAATGAACGGCATTGATGCTGTAAAAGCCATTATGAGCAGCAATCCTTGTCCTATTTTGATGTTCAGCTCCTTGACTCATGAGGGGGCGACAGCAACGCTGAACGCACTCGAGGCGGGAGCCGCAGACTTTCTGCCGAAGAAATTTGAAGATATCGCCCGTAACCGCGACGAGGCAGTAAAAACTCTGCAGGATCGCGTTATAGCGATTGCGAGGCAGCCGGTAAGCCGAACGTCTGCGCGAGCATCAACACCGCCGCCTGTTGCGAAGCAACCTGAACGTTCGTCTGAACCTACTACAGCGCTGGATCGTATCCGGCAACGTAATAATGAACTGCAAAGTCAGCGTGAAAGTGATGCACGGACAGCGACATCGGCTGGCGCATTAACAATAAACCGGGCTTATCAATTACTGGCGATAGGAACCTCAACCGGTGGTCCTGTTGCATTGCAAAAAATATTGACTCAATTGCCCGGCAATTTCCCTTATCCTATCGTTATGGTTCAACACATGCCTGCGGCTTTTACCAAGGCCTTTTCACAGCGTCTGGATGGTCTGTGCCAAGTGCATGTTAAAGAAGCTGAAGACGGTGATGTGCTAAAGGCCGGAACCGCGTATTTAGCGCCGGGTGGCAAACAGATGATGGTTGAAGGCCGTCCGGGTAGCGCCAGATTACGGATAAAAGATGACACTAGCGGGCGTATTACTTACAAGCCGAGTGTCGACTTAACCTTTGCCAGCTTATCGAAAACCTACATGGGCAAAGTGCTGGGTGTCATTTTAACCGGCATGGGTGCTGATGGCCGTGATGGTTCACGAATGCTGAAGGATCAGGGGGCGACTATCTGGGCTCAGGATCAGGCCAGCTGTGTTGTGTACGGAATGCCACAAGCGGTTGCCCAGGCGGGCATTTCAACCCGCAGTATCAGCCTTGAAGGAATGGCCAAGGCTATTATGAAAGAAGTCGGTTACAGCGGCTTGTAG
- a CDS encoding chemotaxis protein CheA, producing the protein MSFDMDEDILQDFLIEAGEILEQLSEQLVELENDPQNKDLLNAIFRGFHTVKGGAGFLSLGALVDTCHGAENVFDTLRNGQRTVTSDLMDVILQSLDTINTQFAQVRAKEEPEAASPELLELLHKLSEPESEDEAPIEVPKDEPAEETDPEPEPAAEESSSDSIDEIQDDEFEALLDELHGEGKGPGKEDKPAASKPKVNEDSDEISDDEFESLLDELHGSGKAPQSAEKKQEKQKEPAKDDEITDDEFESLLDELHGSGKAPTPKGDKPANEPAPKKPEPKAQPKPAAKPASKPEPKPEPKSEPKAKPAAAQPVDKKPAAPAPAPVETTVRVDTKRLDEIMNMVGELVLVRNRLLSLSNSDESDSAEMGKAISNLDVVTGDLQGAVMKTRMQPIKKVFGRFPRVVRDLARSLKKEINLEMYGEETDLDKNLVEALADPLVHLVRNSVDHGIEMPDEREANGKSRSGTVTLSASQEGDHIMLSIKDDGAGMDAEKLRGIAVKKGIMDADSAARLSDEDAYNLIFAAGFSTKEQVSDISGRGVGMDVVKTKISQLNGSVKINSELGKGTELLIKVPLTLAILPTLMVAVKDQTFALPLAVVSEIIDLDMKRTNTVDGQLTLIVRNRAIPLFFLEKWLVRNPDGSARNEQGHVVVVQIGNQQVGFVVNALIGQEEVVIKPLDKLLQGTPGMAGATITSDGGIALIVDVPSMLKYYAKR; encoded by the coding sequence ATGAGCTTTGATATGGACGAAGACATTCTGCAGGATTTTTTGATCGAGGCTGGAGAGATCCTCGAGCAACTGTCTGAACAGCTAGTTGAACTGGAAAATGATCCGCAAAACAAAGATCTGTTGAATGCTATTTTCCGTGGCTTTCATACGGTTAAAGGTGGTGCCGGGTTCCTGTCTCTGGGAGCTCTGGTTGATACCTGTCATGGTGCGGAAAACGTATTCGATACCCTGCGTAATGGTCAACGTACTGTCACTTCCGACCTGATGGACGTGATTCTTCAGTCTTTGGATACTATCAATACTCAGTTTGCGCAGGTGCGCGCCAAAGAAGAACCTGAAGCAGCTTCACCGGAGTTGCTGGAATTACTGCATAAGTTGAGTGAACCAGAGTCTGAGGACGAAGCGCCTATAGAGGTTCCAAAAGATGAACCTGCCGAGGAAACAGATCCGGAACCAGAACCTGCAGCAGAAGAAAGCAGCAGCGACAGCATTGATGAAATTCAGGACGATGAGTTCGAAGCGTTACTGGATGAGTTGCATGGTGAAGGCAAAGGTCCCGGAAAAGAAGACAAGCCAGCGGCGTCCAAGCCCAAGGTAAATGAAGACAGTGATGAGATTTCAGATGATGAATTTGAGTCATTGCTGGATGAACTTCATGGCAGCGGGAAAGCGCCTCAAAGTGCTGAGAAAAAACAAGAAAAGCAGAAAGAGCCTGCAAAAGACGACGAAATAACAGACGACGAATTTGAATCCTTGCTGGACGAGTTGCATGGCAGTGGCAAAGCGCCGACACCGAAAGGTGATAAGCCTGCTAATGAGCCAGCACCGAAAAAGCCTGAACCCAAAGCGCAGCCGAAACCTGCGGCAAAACCAGCATCCAAACCAGAACCGAAGCCTGAGCCGAAATCAGAGCCTAAAGCGAAACCAGCAGCGGCTCAGCCGGTAGATAAAAAGCCAGCTGCACCAGCGCCTGCTCCGGTTGAAACTACTGTGCGGGTTGATACCAAGCGCTTAGATGAAATTATGAACATGGTCGGCGAGCTGGTACTGGTCAGAAACCGTTTGTTGAGCCTGAGTAATTCTGATGAGTCAGACAGTGCTGAAATGGGCAAAGCTATTTCGAACCTGGATGTTGTCACTGGCGACTTACAGGGCGCGGTGATGAAAACCCGGATGCAGCCAATTAAGAAAGTGTTTGGCCGTTTCCCTCGGGTTGTCCGTGACCTGGCTCGTAGCCTGAAGAAAGAAATCAATCTTGAGATGTACGGTGAAGAAACCGATTTGGATAAGAACTTAGTTGAGGCTCTGGCCGATCCTTTGGTGCATTTGGTTCGTAACTCTGTTGACCATGGTATCGAAATGCCGGATGAGCGTGAAGCCAATGGTAAGTCGCGCTCAGGAACCGTTACCTTGTCGGCGTCTCAGGAAGGTGATCATATTATGCTGTCGATTAAAGACGATGGCGCTGGTATGGACGCTGAAAAACTAAGAGGCATAGCCGTTAAAAAAGGCATTATGGACGCAGACTCCGCTGCACGTTTAAGCGATGAAGATGCTTATAACTTGATTTTCGCGGCGGGTTTTTCGACCAAAGAACAAGTTTCGGATATTTCCGGTCGTGGAGTTGGCATGGACGTGGTTAAGACCAAAATCAGCCAGCTCAACGGTAGCGTTAAAATTAACTCAGAGTTAGGTAAAGGTACTGAACTCTTGATTAAAGTGCCGCTGACTCTGGCAATATTGCCGACACTAATGGTCGCCGTAAAAGATCAGACTTTTGCTTTGCCGCTTGCTGTTGTCAGTGAAATTATCGACCTGGATATGAAGCGCACCAATACCGTAGACGGACAGTTGACTCTCATTGTACGTAACCGTGCTATTCCGCTGTTCTTCTTAGAAAAATGGCTGGTACGTAATCCGGATGGTTCTGCCCGCAATGAGCAAGGTCACGTGGTGGTAGTGCAAATAGGCAACCAGCAAGTAGGCTTTGTGGTGAACGCACTGATTGGTCAGGAAGAAGTGGTTATTAAACCCTTAGATAAGTTACTGCAGGGTACGCCAGGAATGGCCGGGGCAACAATTACCAGCGACGGTGGTATTGCTCTGATAGTCGATGTGCCCAGCATGCTTAAGTATTACGCCAAAAGATAA
- a CDS encoding protein phosphatase CheZ yields the protein MSDNAHDISLEQAKELVALLEDGKQQQANQLLEDVYNRRNDKLFTSVGQLTRDLHEALQDFQVDPRIVQMTQDDLPDAQNRLLYVIEKTEDAANRTMDAVEACLPLADDMHHRVEKVMPAWNRLMSNDIQLNEFKSLCHEVDDVLKRCGENMPQVHGLMTEVLMAQDFQDITGQVIRRVIQLVEDVEKNLIELLKIFGKEEERRNAEKAGLAPKKDAAHAEGPIIDADQRDDVVGGQDEVDDLLSSLGF from the coding sequence ATGTCTGATAACGCCCATGATATTTCTCTGGAGCAAGCCAAGGAATTAGTAGCCTTGCTTGAAGACGGGAAACAACAGCAGGCTAACCAATTACTGGAAGATGTTTACAACCGTCGTAATGACAAGTTGTTTACCTCTGTAGGCCAGTTAACACGAGACCTCCACGAAGCGCTCCAGGATTTTCAGGTTGACCCTCGCATTGTGCAAATGACGCAGGATGATCTTCCTGACGCGCAAAATCGTCTGCTGTATGTCATTGAAAAAACTGAAGACGCCGCGAATCGCACCATGGATGCCGTAGAAGCCTGTCTACCACTTGCAGACGATATGCATCACCGTGTCGAGAAAGTGATGCCGGCCTGGAACCGGTTAATGAGCAACGATATTCAGTTAAATGAATTCAAGTCTTTATGTCATGAGGTCGATGACGTACTTAAGCGCTGTGGCGAAAATATGCCTCAAGTGCATGGGTTAATGACTGAAGTGCTTATGGCGCAAGATTTTCAGGATATTACCGGGCAAGTGATTCGCCGGGTTATTCAATTGGTCGAAGACGTTGAAAAGAACCTGATTGAACTACTGAAGATATTTGGTAAAGAAGAAGAACGTCGTAACGCGGAAAAAGCAGGGCTTGCGCCTAAGAAAGATGCAGCCCATGCCGAAGGCCCAATTATCGATGCTGATCAACGCGATGACGTGGTTGGCGGACAAGACGAAGTGGACGATTTGTTGTCCAGTTTAGGTTTCTAG
- the cheY gene encoding chemotaxis response regulator CheY: MDKNMKILVVDDFSTMRRIIKNLLRDLGFTNIQEADDGNTALPMLQNGDFDFVVTDWNMPGMQGIDLLREIRKDDNLAHLPVLMVTAEAKREQIIMAAQAGVNGYIVKPFTAVTLKEKLDKIFERIS; this comes from the coding sequence TTGGATAAAAATATGAAAATTCTCGTTGTGGACGACTTCTCTACAATGAGACGAATCATTAAGAACTTACTTCGTGATCTTGGCTTTACCAATATACAGGAAGCCGATGACGGTAATACCGCATTGCCCATGTTGCAGAACGGTGATTTCGACTTTGTCGTAACCGACTGGAATATGCCGGGTATGCAGGGAATCGACTTGCTGCGTGAAATTCGCAAAGACGATAATCTGGCTCATTTACCGGTGTTAATGGTAACGGCGGAAGCCAAACGAGAGCAGATCATTATGGCAGCTCAAGCTGGAGTAAATGGTTACATTGTAAAACCATTTACAGCCGTAACGTTGAAAGAAAAGCTCGACAAGATTTTCGAACGAATCAGCTAA